The following coding sequences lie in one Gadus macrocephalus chromosome 1, ASM3116895v1 genomic window:
- the amigo1 gene encoding amphoterin-induced protein 1, whose product MLQTLHQTAGVGCGMSETLACLRWSVLLGLSVALLWIPGAAGSALNCHKTCICASNIVSCSKMNLTAVPTELPPYTVVLDLSYNEITRLRAEWTHDKLDKLHNLLLSHNGLHFLSSEAFLNVKQLRYLDLSSNKLRLLDEYIFEPLAHLEVLLLYNNHISQIDRLAFTGVNSLQKLYLSQNLVSRFPLELVADKSRLEKLILLDVSSNRIKALPVAELQALPAWIKNGLYFHNNPLVCGCDLYSLLAHWYIRKLNSARDFRDDYQCYLPAPAPAKTLVGVFELSSDYMNCSTFKQTDEEAFLEQTLTLSCDTKHKDMSKTWLMPGNVVVSAGVNQTARVLPDGRLQISPVRSEDSGNYTCFAVSEAHNETLYVVLKVHNFTMNAGGDSLNTAYTTLVGCLASAVLVLIYLYLTPCRCFCCPDRGKKGGGDDDSIHSSMISVTPTHDDPALEAELDRHVAFIDSKDLRGQNGKLNPNGDEEAGTLGKGRRKRSVAESISSVFSDTPMVV is encoded by the coding sequence ATGTTGCAAACCCTCCACCAGACCGCCGGTGTCGGTTGTGGTATGTCGGAGACCCTGGCCTGCCTGCGCTGGTCCGTTCTCCTTGGCCTCTCCGTGGCCCTGCTGTGGATCCCCGGGGCGGCGGGCTCGGCTCTGAACTGCCACAAGACCTGCATCTGCGCCTCCAACATCGTGAGCTGCTCCAAGATGAACCTGACGGCCGTGCCCACCGAGCTGCCGCCCTACACGGTGGTGCTGGACCTCAGCTACAACGAAATCACCCGGCTCCGCGCCGAATGGACCCACGACAAACTGGACAAGCTTCACAACCTCCTGCTCAGCCACAACggcctccacttcctgtcctcGGAGGCCTTCCTGAACGTGAAGCAGCTGCGCTACCTGGACCTGTCGTCCAACAAGCTGCGGCTGCTGGACGAGTACATCTTCGAGCCGCTAGCCCATCTGGAGGTCCTGCTGCTCTACAACAACCACATCTCCCAGATCGACCGCCTGGCCTTCACCGGGGTCAACAGCCTGCAGAAGCTCTACCTGAGCCAGAACCTGGTGTCCCGCTTCCCCCTGGAGCTGGTGGCCGACAAGTCTCGCCTGGAGAAGCTGATCCTGCTGGACGTGTCGTCCAACCGCATCAAGGCCCTGCCCGTCGCGGAGCTCCAGGCGCTGCCGGCGTGGATTAAAAACGGCCTCTACTTCCACAACAACCCTCTGGTGTGCGGGTGCGACCTGTACAGCCTCCTGGCCCACTGGTACATCCGGAAGCTCAACTCGGCGCGGGACTTCAGGGACGACTACCAATGCTACTTGCCGGCGCCAGCACCGGCGAAAACCCTAGTGGGCGTTTTCGAACTGAGCAGCGACTACATGAATTGCAGCACCTTCAAGCAGACGGACGAAGAGGCGTTCCTGGAGCAGACGCTGACCCTGAGCTGCGACACCAAGCACAAGGACATGTCCAAGACCTGGCTCATGCCCGGGAACGTGGTGGTCTCGGCGGGCGTCAACCAGACGGCCCGGGTCCTGCCGGACGGACGGCTCCAGATCAGTCCGGTGAGGTCGGAGGACTCGGGGAACTACACGTGTTTCGCCGTGAGCGAGGCCCACAACGAGACGCTCTACGTGGTGCTGAAGGTGCACAACTTCACCATGAACGCCGGCGGGGACTCCCTGAACACGGCCTACACCACGCTGGTGGGCTGCCTGGCCAGCGCCGTGCTGGTGCTCATCTACCTGTACCTGACGCCCTGCCGCTGCTTCTGCTGCCCCGACCGGGGCAAGAAGGGCGGCGGCGACGACGACAGCATCCACTCGTCCATGATCAGCGTCACTCCCACGCACGACGACCCCgcgctggaggcggagctggacCGACACGTGGCCTTCATAGACTCCAAGGACCTCCGGGGGCAGAATGGCAAGCTCAACCCCAACGGGGACGAGGAGGCCGGCACGCTGGGGAAGGGACGGAGGAAGAGGTCTGTCGCCGAGTCGATAAGCTCCGTCTTCTCGGACACCCCCATGGTGGTCTAG